A genome region from Hevea brasiliensis isolate MT/VB/25A 57/8 chromosome 9, ASM3005281v1, whole genome shotgun sequence includes the following:
- the LOC110637646 gene encoding protein transport protein SEC16B homolog translates to MASNPPCHVMEDQTDEDFFDKLVDDDFGPTNSDSVPKFTEGSDSDEAKAFAKLSIEDASGEGGAEVKGENDSVHASARLSGLHVEESNTLDSSNSLGSNTIVESNNDGIESEVVPDPVLTKTIESSNSGVKEVGWSSFYADSVPNRNHEFGSYSDFFNDLGDTSQDFPGKVNEAANLENSDGYRLHNSAGYGEYQDGAQSYGGSAEEGVNGQDLNSSQYWENMYPGWKFDANTGQWYQVDSFDATAVQESSNVSAANGWASDGKVELNYLQQTSQSVVGTMAETSTSESVSTWNQVSQGTNNGYPEHMVFDPQYPGWYYDTIMQEWRSLESYTSSVQSTTFQNHDQLKHNEFASADSYSQNTNIIYSGYEQVDNYGSHGYNSQDKHGGWGKSYGDYNHQGLNMWQPDTVAKTDTVSNFDRNQQLHNSYDSNVSMYNHVEQQKSFNSLGTVPSYDKLSQGNVNANGFVGSQSFIPSGNFSQQFNQGNLKQNEHMNVSNDYYSSQKPVNFSVNNQQFSHAHNTGISSAGRPPHALVTFGFGGKLVVMKDGGSSSLGNTSFGSQASVGGSISVLNLMEVISGNTNNAPNIRGSTCNYFRALWQQSFPGPLVGGNVGSKELNKWIDERIANCESADMDYRKGEVLKLLLSLLKIACQHYGKLRSPFGTDASLTESDAPESAVAKLFAFAKQNGSRFSDYGAFSHCLQSLPSEGQIQATASEVQNLLVSGRKKEALQCAQVGQLWGPALVLASQLGDQFYVDTVKQMALRQLVVGSPLRTLCLLIAGQPADVFSNGTTTGIPGAMSQQPIQFEANGMLDDWEENLAVITANRTKDDELVIIHLGDCLWKERSEITGAHICYLVAETNFESYSDSARLCLIGADHWKHPRTYANPEAIQRTELYEYSKVLGNSQYILLPFQPYKLIYAYMLAEVGKVSDSLKYCQAILKSLKTGRAQEVETWKQLVLSLEERIRTHQQGGYAANLAPAKLVGKLLNFFDTTAHRVVGGLPPPVPTTSQGNEHHHQPMVPRVSASQSTMAMSSLMPSASMEPISEWAADGNRMTMHNRSVSEPDIGRTPRQVESPKEGTSSSAQSKTSGSGTASRFGRFGFGSQLLQKTVGLVLRPRSDRQAKLGEKNKFYYDEKLKRWVEEGAEPPTEEAVLQPPPTTSAFQNGMSDYNLQSALKSDGSPTNGSPTSKTPNPVEHSSGIPPIPTSSNQFSARGRMGVRARYVDTFNQGVGSSANLFRSPSVPSVKPAVSANAKFFIPTPLLSSENSTETIAENVQESTGLAENPSTSVDDSFQSPSSFSKMNLQRFPSMDNITRERAINGNGNVPMSSHSRRTASWSGSFNDAFSPPKMVETKPLGEALGMPPSSFMPGDPSMTHMPMNGSSIGDELHEVEL, encoded by the exons ATGGCTTCCAATCCTCCATGTCATGTGATGGAGGATCAGACGGATGAGGATTTCTTTGATAAATTAGTTGACGATGATTTTGGACCCACCAATTCTGATTCGGTCCCTAAGTTCACGGAGGGAAGCGATTCCGATGAGGCCAAAGCGTTTGCCAAGCTGAGTATTGAGGATGCAAGCGGTGAAGGTGGAGCTGAGGTGAAAGGCGAGAATGATTCTGTGCATGCCAGTGCAAGATTATCCGGTTTACATGTAGAAGAAAGTAATACTTTGGATTCATCCAACTCATTGGGGTCGAATACTATAGTTGAGTCAAATAATGATGGGATTGAATCAGAAGTTGTACCAGATCCAGTATTAACTAAAACTATCGAATCATCAAACTCAGGGGTTAAGGAGGTGGGATGGAGTTCATTTTATGCTGATTCTGTTCCTAACAGGAATCATGAATTTGGTTCGTATTCAGATTTTTTTAATGATTTGGGAGATACTTCCCAGGATTTTCCTGGGAAGGTTAATGAAGCTGCTAATTTAGAGAATAGTGATGGTTACAGATTGCATAATTCAGCCGGTTATGGGGAATATCAAGATGGAGCTCAAAGTTATGGTGGATCCGCTGAAGAGGGTGTAAATGGGCAGGATTTGAATAGCAGTCAGTATTGGGAGAACATGTATCCCGGGTGGAAATTTGATGCCAACACTGGGCAGTGGTATCAAGTGGATAGTTTTGATGCAACAGCCGTCCAAGAGAGTTCTAATGTTAGTGCAGCAAATGGATGGGCATCGGATGGAAAGGTAGAGCTGAACTATTTGCAGCAGACTTCACAATCTGTGGTGGGAACCATGGCTGAGACGAGCACGTCTGAGAGTGTCTCTACTTGGAATCAGGTATCACAGGGGACAAATAATGGTTACCCAGAACATATGGTTTTTGACCCACAATATCCTGGTTGGTATTACGACACAATAATGCAAGAGTGGCGCTCCCTGGAAAGCTACACATCATCTGTTCAATCAACAACTTTTCAAAATCATGATCAGCTGAAACACAATGAATTTGCTTCTGCTGATTCATATTCTCAAAATACCAACATTATTTATAGTGGATATGAGCAAGTTGACAATTATGGGTCACATGGCTATAATAGCCAAGACAAGCATGGTGGCTGGGGCAAGTCTTATGGTGACTACAATCATCAAGGTTTGAATATGTGGCAACCTGACACTGTTGCTAAGACTGATACTGTTTCAAATTTTGATAGAAACCAGCAGTTGCATAATTCTTATGATTCGAATGTGTCCATGTACAATCATGTGGAGCAGCAGAAATCTTTTAATTCTTTGGGAACTGTTCCCTCATATGACAAACTGAGTCAGGGTAATGTGAATGCTAATGGGTTTGTTGGGTCACAAAGTTTTATACCTAGTGGGAACTTCAGTCAGCAGTTTAATCAGGGAAATTTAAAGCAGAATGAACATATGAACGTTTCAAATGATTACTATAGCAGTCAGAAACCAGTAAATTTTTCTGTGAACAACCAGCAGTTTTCTCATGCTCACAACACTGGGATATCATCTGCTGGGCGTCCTCCACATGCCTTGGTTACGTTTGGATTTGGTGGAAAGCTTGTAGTAATGAAAGATGGTGGTTCAAGTTCTCTGGGGAACACATCATTTGGAAGTCAG GCATCTGTAGGAGGCTCAATATCTGTTCTGAATTTGATGGAGGTTATATCGGGAAATACCAACAATGCTCCAAATATTAGAGGCAGCACTTGTAATTATTTTCGTGCTCTCTGGCAACAATCATTTCCAGGTCCACTGGTGGGAGGCAACGTTGGAAGTAAAGAGTTGAATAAATGGATTGATGAGAGAATTGCTAATTGTGAATCAGCTGACATGGATTATAGAAAAGGAGAAGTACTGAAGTTGCTTCTCTCTTTGCTTAAAATAGCTTGTCAACATTATGGAAAACTTCGATCTCCTTTTGGCACTGATGCTTCTTTGACG GAGAGTGATGCTCCAGAATCAGCAGTTGCAAAACTTTTTGCATTTGCTAAGCAGAATGGCTCACGATTCAGTGATTATGGTGCTTTCAGCCACTGCTTGCAGAGTTTGCCATCTGAAGGACAAATTCAG GCAACTGCTTCTGAGGTACAAAATCTTCTGGTTTCTGGTAGAAAAAAAGAGGCTTTACAGTGTGCACAAGTAGGCCAGTTGTGGGGACCTGCGCTTGTTCTTGCATCACAGCTTGGTGATCAg TTCTATGTTGATACGGTGAAGCAAATGGCACTTCGCCAGCTGGTGGTAGGATCACCTTTGCGGACATTATGTCTGCTAATTGCAGGGCAACCAGCTGATGTATTTTCCAATGGAACCACAACTGGTATTCCTGGTGCTATGTCTCAACAGCCTATCCAG TTTGAGGCAAATGGCATGCTTGATGATTGGGAAGAGAATTTGGCTGTAATAACTGCAAACAGAACTAAAGATGATGAGCTTGTGATTATACATCTTGGAGATTGCCTATGGAAGGAAAGAAGTGAG ATTACCGGTGCTCACATATGCTATTTAGTGGCGGAAACCAACTTTGAATCATATTCAGACAGTGCAAGACTGTGTCTTATTGGAGCAGACCACTGGAAGCATCCTCGTACCTATGCTAATCCAGAAGCTATTCAG AGAACTGAATTGTACGAATATTCAAAGGTGCTTGGCAACTCCCAGTATATCCTGCTACCATTTCAGCCATATAAGTTGATATATGCATATATGCTGGCTGAAGTGGGCAAAGTTTCTGATTCGTTGAA GTACTGTCAGGCAATATTAAAATCTCTAAAGACTGGTCGTGCTCAAGAAGTGGAAACATGGAAACAATTAGTATTATCCCTTGAGGAGAGGATTAGAACCCATCAACAG GGCGGATACGCTGCAAATTTGGCTCCAGCAAAGTTAGTAGGTAAATTGCTCAACTTTTTTGATACTACTGCACACCGTGTTGTTGGGGGTCTACCACCACCTGTACCAACAACGTCACAAGGTAATGAGCATCATCACCAGCCAATGGTGCCTAGGGTATCAGCTAGTCAGTCGACAATGGCCATGTCATCATTAATGCCTTCTGCTTCAATGGAGCCCATAAGTGAATGGGCAGCTGATGGCAATAGAATGACAATGCATAACAGAAGTGTTTCTGAACCAGATATTGGTAGAACTCCAAGACAG GTTGAGTCGCCAAAGGAAGGAACCTCATCTAGTGCACAAAGCAAAACGTCAGGTTCAGGCACAGCATCTCGCTTTGGTCGTTTTGGTTTTGGTTCACAGCTTTTGCAAAAGACCGTAGGGCTAGTTTTAAGGCCCCGTTCAGATCGACAG GCTAAATTGGGTGAAAAGAACAAATTCTATTATGATGAAAAGCTTAAGAGATGGGTAGAAGAAGGTGCTGAACCCCCAACTGAAGAAGCAGTCTTGCAACCCCCTCCAACAACTTCAGCCTTCCAGAACGGAATGTCTGACTACAACTTGCAATCTGCACTAAAGAGTGATGGATCTCCCACTAATGGGAGCCCAACATCTAAGACCCCAAATCCTGTGGAGCACTCTTCAGGGATTCCACCTATTCCAACCAGTTCAAATCAGTTCTCAGCTCGTGGGCGGATGGGTGTACGAGCAAG GTATGTTGACACCTTCAACCAAGGAGTTGGAAGCTCGGCAAATTTATTCCGGTCACCTTCTGTTCCATCTGTCAAACCTGCTGTGTCTGCAAATGCTAAGTTTTTTATTCCCACGCCTCTTCTATCAAGTGAAAATTCAACAGAAACTATAGCTGAAAATGTACAAGAAAGTACAGGATTAGCTGAAAATCCTTCAACATCTGTTGATGACTCTTTCCAATCTCCCTCATCCTTTTCAAAAATGAACTTGCAAAGGTTCCCAAGCATGGATAATATTACAAGGGAGAGAGCGATAAATGGCAATGGCAATGTACCCATGTCATCTCACTCTCGACGGACAGCATCATGGAGTGGAAGTTTCAATGATGCGTTTAGCCCCCCAAAAATGGTGGAAACCAAACCTTTAGGAGAGGCACTGGGCATGCCTCCCTCATCTTTCATGCCTGGTGATCCTTCTATGACGCATATGCCAATGAATGGTAGCAGTATTGGAGATGAGCTTCATGAAGTGGAACTTTAG